One genomic window of Eisenibacter elegans DSM 3317 includes the following:
- a CDS encoding NADH-quinone oxidoreductase subunit L, whose product MLVLLALMMGLPLLNFLVLLVWRERWTWGYWWAVASMAAVFGLSLWMCMGAAEAQQWVIYRLEMGTRTWVLSLYLDQLSRWMMALVCGVSWLVHLFSVSYMRGDRHYHRYFAYLGLFTVAMLGILATDHLLVIYIFWELVGLASYLLIGFWYEKPAAAAAAKKAFVVNRVGDFGLMIGILLLYTHTGELTWTANFEALHDGSLSAGLTTFIGLCLFAGAMGKSAQFPLHIWLPDAMEGPTPVSALIHAATMVAAGVYLGARIFGLLSPDALLVITVLGLMTAFVGGFSALAQTDIKKVLAYSTLSQLGYMMMALGMGVPQLALFHLFTHAFFKACLFLSAGSVIHALHHWAHEHHLPLDAQHMYLMGGLRKAMPFTFVCYTVAAAALVGLPLTTGFLSKDALLAHSLGWAQLQGGGTWYLFPVTAFLTAFLTAFYMGRQWVLVFWGDDLRAAQLLQKPYSPQSLPEADGWMRIPLAVLALGSVWICFSINPLDGAHSWFLEGLPQWQSLGAAADLGLRYAQAAHDVHLLVATVSVLLALAGLSLSFLIFSKSQAYAPNPLQDEGSLWHQLSLKGLYMGQWYDKAWSRAFQRSSEKALGIDQTLSQGLGSGVVWSSKQVATLDNRWVDGLVNLVAKIPVVLAHLIAWFDKNMVDGLVNFVAWLAAFVGLKVRTPARGGVSQYVFAAVLLLMLLLWYWVG is encoded by the coding sequence ATGCTTGTCTTGCTTGCGTTGATGATGGGCTTGCCCCTGCTCAATTTTTTGGTGTTATTGGTCTGGCGTGAGCGCTGGACTTGGGGTTACTGGTGGGCGGTAGCCTCTATGGCCGCAGTCTTTGGGCTGAGCTTGTGGATGTGTATGGGCGCTGCGGAGGCGCAGCAGTGGGTGATTTATCGGCTGGAAATGGGTACACGTACCTGGGTGTTGAGCCTGTATCTGGATCAGCTCAGCCGCTGGATGATGGCCTTGGTCTGTGGGGTTTCGTGGCTGGTACATCTTTTTTCGGTTTCGTATATGCGTGGCGACAGGCATTACCATCGGTATTTTGCTTATTTGGGCTTGTTTACGGTGGCGATGTTGGGAATCTTGGCTACTGACCACCTCTTGGTGATTTATATTTTTTGGGAGTTGGTGGGCTTGGCCTCTTACCTCTTGATTGGGTTTTGGTACGAAAAGCCTGCCGCTGCCGCTGCCGCCAAAAAGGCCTTTGTGGTCAATAGGGTGGGAGACTTTGGCCTGATGATAGGCATCTTGCTACTCTATACCCATACGGGTGAGCTGACATGGACGGCCAATTTTGAGGCGCTCCACGATGGCAGTCTCTCAGCGGGGCTGACTACTTTTATTGGCTTGTGTCTCTTTGCGGGAGCGATGGGCAAGTCGGCGCAGTTTCCGCTACATATTTGGCTGCCCGACGCGATGGAAGGACCCACGCCGGTATCGGCGCTGATTCACGCCGCCACAATGGTAGCCGCCGGAGTGTACCTTGGCGCAAGGATATTTGGCTTACTCAGCCCCGATGCGCTGCTGGTGATTACAGTGCTAGGCTTGATGACGGCCTTTGTTGGTGGGTTTTCGGCCTTGGCTCAAACCGACATCAAGAAGGTATTGGCCTACTCGACGCTCTCGCAGCTGGGTTATATGATGATGGCTTTGGGGATGGGTGTCCCACAATTGGCGCTTTTCCATTTGTTTACCCACGCTTTTTTCAAAGCTTGTTTGTTTTTGAGTGCAGGCAGTGTGATTCACGCGCTACATCATTGGGCACACGAACACCACCTCCCGCTCGATGCCCAACATATGTACCTGATGGGCGGCTTGCGCAAGGCCATGCCTTTTACTTTTGTGTGTTATACGGTGGCAGCGGCGGCCTTGGTGGGGCTACCCCTTACTACGGGTTTCTTGTCCAAAGATGCGCTTTTGGCACACAGCCTTGGCTGGGCGCAGCTTCAGGGGGGAGGCACTTGGTATCTTTTTCCGGTAACGGCTTTCTTGACGGCTTTTTTGACAGCCTTTTATATGGGTCGCCAATGGGTGCTGGTCTTTTGGGGCGATGACCTCCGGGCAGCACAACTGCTCCAAAAGCCATACAGTCCACAGTCCTTGCCTGAGGCCGATGGCTGGATGCGCATACCCTTGGCCGTTTTGGCTTTGGGTTCAGTATGGATTTGCTTTAGTATCAATCCGTTAGACGGGGCGCATAGCTGGTTTTTGGAAGGGCTGCCACAGTGGCAATCGCTAGGGGCGGCGGCTGACTTGGGCCTGCGCTATGCTCAAGCCGCACACGATGTCCATTTGTTAGTGGCTACCGTTTCGGTGTTGCTGGCCTTGGCAGGGCTTAGCTTGTCCTTCCTGATTTTCAGCAAAAGCCAAGCCTATGCCCCCAATCCCCTACAAGACGAAGGCAGCCTCTGGCATCAGCTCTCGCTCAAAGGTCTGTATATGGGGCAGTGGTACGACAAGGCTTGGAGCAGGGCGTTTCAGCGAAGCTCCGAAAAAGCACTGGGCATAGACCAAACCCTCAGTCAAGGATTGGGCAGTGGGGTGGTTTGGAGTAGCAAACAAGTGGCCACGCTCGACAACCGTTGGGTCGACGGACTGGTCAATCTTGTGGCCAAAATACCCGTAGTACTGGCACACTTGATAGCCTGGTTCGACAAAAACATGGTGGATGGGTTGGTCAATTTTGTGGCTTGGTTAGCAGCCTTCGTCGGGCTGAAAGTCCGCACTCCGGCCAGGGGCGGCGTCAGTCAGTATGTTTTTGCAGCGGTGTTGTTGTTGATGCTTTTGCTTTGGTATTGGGTGGGGTGA
- a CDS encoding helix-turn-helix domain-containing protein has protein sequence MKKFDNRGFDQSEYQRYFRRHQAEYMRKKLRMLKRYQLGKAFSEIAVYFGIHEQSVRKYINTYI, from the coding sequence ATGAAAAAATTTGATAACAGAGGTTTTGACCAATCAGAATACCAGCGATATTTTCGTCGTCATCAGGCCGAGTATATGCGTAAAAAATTACGTATGCTGAAGCGCTATCAATTGGGCAAGGCGTTTTCAGAAATAGCTGTCTATTTTGGGATTCACGAGCAGAGTGTCCGCAAATACATCAACACCTACATATGA
- a CDS encoding DUF5606 domain-containing protein, whose product MELKDIASIAGKPGLFRVLKPTRTGVMVETLDEQKKRTVAGATARISVLQEVSMYTTDSEGYIALADVLYNIYQKHQLALPVHAKSDDEALFGFFADVVPDYDRDKVRSSDVKKLVSWYGILAQYAPELLASLGNETAANSADKAPEEEA is encoded by the coding sequence ATGGAACTGAAAGACATTGCCTCTATTGCCGGGAAGCCCGGCTTGTTTCGAGTACTCAAGCCTACGCGCACCGGTGTCATGGTAGAGACCCTAGACGAGCAAAAGAAACGCACAGTAGCCGGTGCTACCGCACGTATTTCGGTATTGCAGGAGGTTTCGATGTATACCACCGACAGTGAGGGCTATATTGCCTTAGCAGACGTGTTGTACAATATTTATCAAAAACACCAACTCGCCCTGCCTGTACATGCCAAGTCTGACGATGAAGCGCTTTTTGGTTTTTTTGCTGATGTAGTCCCTGATTACGACCGCGACAAAGTGCGCAGCTCTGACGTAAAAAAGCTGGTCAGCTGGTATGGGATTTTGGCTCAGTATGCGCCCGAGCTGCTGGCATCTTTGGGTAACGAAACTGCTGCCAACAGCGCCGACAAAGCCCCCGAGGAGGAGGCCTAA
- a CDS encoding M20 family metallo-hydrolase, translating into MEVHLDLLRQLVQTPSFSREEGATAMLLFDFLSARGWLPQRHLHNIWVASPHNRAGQPTLLLNSHHDTVKPVSGWQRDPFGASLEGTHLYGLGSNDAGASLVGLLAAFEHLAQAPQPYNLIWAGTAEEEISGANGIASLLPLLPPIDLAIVGEPTQMQLAIAEKGLMVLDCYAHGQAGHAARQEGVNAIYKALPDIQWFANYRFEQVSPVLGEVRMTVSQVQAGTQHNVVPDRCHWVVDVRTTECYSNEALLAEIKAQVSCEVVPRSLRLQSSGIALTHPVVQRGLALGKTTYGSPTLSDQALMPFPSLKIGIGDSARSHTADEYIVLSELESGIADYIALLDQLVFPPHIL; encoded by the coding sequence ATGGAGGTACACCTCGACCTGCTCCGCCAACTAGTCCAGACCCCTTCTTTCAGCCGCGAAGAAGGGGCTACGGCTATGCTGTTGTTCGATTTTTTGAGCGCTAGGGGTTGGCTCCCTCAGCGCCATCTACACAATATATGGGTGGCTTCGCCACACAACCGCGCCGGCCAGCCTACGCTCTTGCTCAACTCCCATCACGACACCGTCAAGCCGGTAAGCGGCTGGCAACGTGATCCTTTTGGGGCTTCGCTCGAAGGCACACATCTCTACGGCCTTGGCAGTAACGATGCAGGGGCTTCGCTCGTAGGTTTATTGGCCGCGTTTGAGCATTTGGCGCAAGCCCCACAACCTTATAACCTTATTTGGGCAGGCACTGCCGAAGAGGAGATTTCGGGTGCCAACGGCATTGCCTCCCTCCTTCCCTTGCTCCCTCCTATAGACTTGGCCATTGTGGGCGAGCCCACCCAAATGCAACTGGCCATCGCCGAAAAGGGGTTGATGGTGCTCGACTGTTATGCCCACGGCCAGGCCGGGCACGCCGCCCGCCAAGAGGGTGTCAATGCTATTTACAAAGCCCTGCCCGACATCCAATGGTTTGCCAACTACCGCTTCGAGCAAGTATCACCGGTGTTGGGGGAAGTACGGATGACCGTCAGTCAAGTACAAGCCGGCACACAACACAATGTCGTGCCCGACCGCTGCCACTGGGTGGTGGATGTGCGCACCACAGAGTGCTACAGCAACGAAGCCCTGCTGGCCGAAATTAAGGCGCAGGTCAGCTGTGAGGTAGTGCCGCGTTCGTTGCGCCTACAGTCGTCGGGGATAGCCCTGACGCACCCTGTCGTACAGCGGGGCTTGGCCCTAGGCAAAACAACCTATGGCTCCCCTACCCTCTCCGACCAAGCCCTGATGCCTTTTCCCTCACTCAAAATCGGGATAGGCGACTCAGCGCGCTCCCATACCGCCGACGAGTATATCGTTCTTTCTGAGCTCGAATCAGGCATAGCTGATTATATCGCCCTGCTCGACCAACTTGTTTTCCCTCCCCATATTCTATAA
- the argH gene encoding argininosuccinate lyase, protein MKLWQKDQQADADWVSAFTVGNDPHWDMRLAPFDVLGSLAHIQMLESVGLLSHTEWASLRDGLREVYAAIEANDFEIAAGVEDIHSQVELMLTQRLGEVGKKIHAGRSRNDQVLLDLKLWMRSEIALLTQETQQLFDLLLQLSETHQDKLMPGYTHLQVAMPSSFGLWFGAYAESLVDDLRLLQSAHAIIDQNPLGSAAGYGSSFPLNRRMTTELLGFADLSYNVVYAQMGRGKAERSLAFALASIGATLAKMAMDVCLYMGQNFGFFRFPEHLTTGSSIMPHKKNPDVFELIRAKGNALQALPNTVMMMTTNLPSGYHRDLQLLKEATIPALDSLHECLKATYEMMRHVEVADNLLQDPKYRYLFSVEVVNAQVQAGVPFRDAYRAVGEAIANDTYQPSTTLNHTHEGSIGQLCTDEIRRKMSQVTALFDFEKPQKAFDALLGR, encoded by the coding sequence ATGAAACTCTGGCAAAAAGATCAACAAGCCGATGCCGACTGGGTATCTGCTTTTACGGTAGGCAATGACCCCCACTGGGATATGCGCCTTGCCCCCTTCGATGTGCTAGGCTCCCTAGCCCATATTCAAATGCTCGAATCGGTCGGGTTGCTCAGCCACACCGAGTGGGCAAGCCTACGCGACGGGCTACGGGAGGTCTACGCTGCCATAGAGGCCAATGATTTTGAGATTGCCGCCGGAGTAGAAGATATTCACTCTCAGGTAGAGCTGATGCTGACGCAACGCTTGGGTGAGGTAGGTAAGAAAATCCACGCCGGGCGCTCCCGAAACGACCAAGTGCTGCTTGACCTCAAGCTCTGGATGCGGTCAGAAATAGCCCTGCTGACACAAGAAACCCAGCAGCTTTTCGACTTGCTACTCCAACTAAGCGAGACCCACCAAGACAAGCTGATGCCCGGCTACACACACCTTCAGGTAGCGATGCCCTCTTCGTTTGGACTTTGGTTTGGGGCTTATGCCGAAAGTCTTGTTGATGACCTCCGCCTTTTGCAAAGCGCCCACGCCATCATCGACCAAAACCCACTAGGCTCTGCTGCAGGCTATGGTTCCTCGTTTCCGCTCAACCGCCGGATGACTACCGAGCTGCTTGGCTTTGCCGACCTGAGCTACAATGTGGTCTATGCACAAATGGGGCGCGGCAAAGCCGAGCGCAGTCTGGCTTTTGCCTTGGCCTCTATCGGGGCTACCTTGGCCAAAATGGCCATGGATGTCTGTCTGTATATGGGGCAAAATTTTGGCTTTTTCCGCTTTCCTGAGCACCTGACGACTGGCTCAAGCATTATGCCTCATAAAAAAAACCCGGATGTCTTCGAGCTGATTCGCGCCAAAGGCAATGCGCTCCAAGCCCTGCCCAATACGGTGATGATGATGACCACCAACCTGCCCTCGGGCTATCACCGCGACTTGCAGCTGCTCAAGGAGGCAACTATCCCCGCCCTCGACAGCCTGCACGAATGCCTCAAAGCCACCTACGAGATGATGCGCCACGTAGAAGTAGCTGATAACCTGCTCCAAGACCCCAAATATCGCTACTTGTTTAGTGTAGAAGTGGTCAATGCGCAAGTACAGGCCGGTGTTCCCTTCCGTGATGCCTACCGTGCTGTGGGTGAGGCCATCGCCAACGACACTTACCAACCCAGCACTACGCTCAACCATACACACGAGGGCAGCATTGGCCAACTCTGTACAGACGAAATTCGCCGAAAAATGAGTCAGGTAACCGCACTGTTCGATTTTGAAAAACCACAAAAGGCTTTTGATGCTTTGTTGGGTAGGTAG
- a CDS encoding sensor histidine kinase — translation MQYNAQVVALIAAAAVSGITVAFLSLLAPGWVVLFVALGISFSASFLLFYFALEFLVFKEINELYSIVEKMKKKDFKIVKKTLRSSLSPVRKLGDEIHIYATKKQREIEELKKIEVYRREFLADVSHELKTPIFAAQGFLHTIVDSEIEDEVLRNKFLGKAIKALEGLNTMIQDLMTLSKMEAGFITMNIQATDLVKVVRDVFEQLEEQAEDKGVSLTADFQQVESLNVWADEYRIRHVFLNLIENAVKYGNREGHVVVHFQPQADNVQVSIEDDGPGIGAEHLERIFERFYRVEKSRSKEKGGTGLGLAIVKQVLEAHQSKIEVMSKKKKGTTFRFTLRRCEAPLPEGMTIGTQATALKDEA, via the coding sequence ATGCAGTACAATGCACAAGTAGTTGCGCTGATAGCCGCCGCTGCCGTCTCAGGGATTACAGTTGCCTTTCTGTCTTTGTTGGCTCCTGGGTGGGTGGTGCTGTTTGTGGCTTTGGGAATTAGCTTCTCAGCTTCATTTTTACTTTTTTACTTTGCCCTAGAGTTCTTGGTGTTCAAAGAAATCAATGAGCTATATAGCATCGTAGAGAAAATGAAGAAGAAGGACTTCAAAATTGTCAAGAAAACGCTGCGTTCTTCGCTTAGTCCTGTCCGAAAACTAGGCGACGAAATCCATATTTATGCTACCAAAAAACAACGCGAAATAGAAGAGCTCAAAAAGATTGAGGTGTATCGTAGAGAATTTCTGGCCGATGTGTCTCACGAGCTGAAAACCCCCATTTTTGCCGCCCAAGGGTTTCTGCATACCATCGTCGATAGTGAAATAGAAGACGAAGTGTTGCGTAACAAATTTCTTGGTAAGGCTATCAAAGCACTAGAAGGCCTGAACACCATGATTCAGGACTTGATGACACTCTCTAAGATGGAAGCTGGGTTTATTACGATGAATATCCAAGCCACTGACTTGGTCAAAGTAGTGCGTGATGTGTTTGAACAACTGGAAGAGCAGGCCGAGGACAAGGGAGTCTCCCTGACGGCCGATTTTCAACAAGTCGAATCGCTCAATGTCTGGGCAGATGAATACCGAATTCGCCACGTATTCCTTAATCTAATCGAAAACGCCGTTAAATATGGCAATCGCGAGGGGCATGTAGTGGTGCACTTTCAACCACAAGCAGACAACGTACAGGTAAGCATCGAAGACGATGGCCCGGGCATTGGCGCAGAACACTTGGAGCGCATTTTTGAACGCTTTTATAGGGTGGAAAAAAGCCGCTCCAAAGAAAAAGGAGGCACAGGGCTTGGCCTAGCGATTGTAAAGCAGGTATTAGAAGCCCATCAATCGAAGATAGAAGTGATGAGCAAGAAGAAAAAAGGCACTACCTTCCGCTTTACCCTGCGCCGCTGCGAAGCCCCACTGCCCGAAGGAATGACCATCGGCACACAAGCAACTGCGCTCAAAGACGAAGCCTAA
- a CDS encoding response regulator codes for MENASAYKVLVVDDDVDIVEILQYNLDKAGYKVASANNGKQAVEIVKTFLPDLIIMDIMMPKMDGVEASRIIREMPEAAETYIIFLTARAEEYSEIAAFDTGADDYITKPIRPRALVSRISAIFKRRSKREQAHNTLSVGDLVIDRQSYTVYKADQLINLPKKEFELLYFLAQHPNKVFSREDLLQNIWGADVYVLARTVDVHIRKVREKIGEGYIRTVKGVGYKISLEN; via the coding sequence ATGGAAAACGCTTCCGCTTACAAAGTATTGGTCGTCGATGACGATGTAGACATTGTCGAAATCTTACAATACAACCTCGACAAGGCTGGATATAAAGTAGCTTCGGCCAATAACGGTAAACAAGCTGTCGAGATAGTCAAGACCTTCTTGCCCGACCTGATTATCATGGACATTATGATGCCCAAAATGGACGGGGTAGAGGCGAGCCGCATTATCCGCGAAATGCCCGAAGCTGCTGAGACCTATATCATTTTCTTGACCGCACGCGCCGAGGAATATTCCGAAATAGCCGCCTTCGATACCGGAGCTGATGATTATATCACCAAGCCTATTCGCCCCCGTGCCTTGGTGAGCCGTATCAGTGCGATTTTCAAACGACGTAGCAAACGCGAACAGGCTCACAATACACTCAGTGTTGGCGACCTTGTCATCGACCGACAGAGCTATACCGTCTATAAAGCCGACCAACTCATTAATTTGCCCAAGAAAGAATTTGAACTGCTTTATTTCTTAGCCCAACACCCCAATAAAGTATTCAGTCGAGAAGATTTGCTCCAAAACATTTGGGGGGCTGATGTGTATGTATTGGCACGCACAGTAGATGTGCACATTCGCAAGGTGCGCGAAAAAATTGGCGAAGGCTATATCCGTACAGTCAAAGGGGTAGGGTACAAAATAAGCCTCGAAAACTAA
- a CDS encoding TlpA family protein disulfide reductase has translation MKKLGFSLVVVLAACTSLGFYFNVNDSQAKGTDLSLATQTVPNIEQTGPDGKTTYALHQVMKQHKLVLIDFWASWCGPCRQENPNVVKVYQAYQDKGFTVFSVSLDNNASKWQSAITKDQLSWPYHVSDLKGWNNEAAITYGVQAIPMSYLIDSQGKILAKNLRGRALEQAVAQHLK, from the coding sequence ATGAAAAAGCTTGGCTTCAGTCTTGTGGTCGTTTTGGCGGCCTGCACCTCCCTAGGGTTTTATTTTAATGTTAATGACTCACAAGCCAAAGGAACAGATCTTTCCTTGGCGACCCAAACCGTCCCCAATATCGAGCAAACTGGCCCCGATGGCAAAACAACCTATGCCTTGCATCAGGTAATGAAACAACACAAACTTGTTTTGATAGATTTTTGGGCCTCTTGGTGTGGCCCTTGCCGCCAAGAAAACCCCAATGTGGTCAAGGTATATCAAGCTTATCAAGATAAAGGTTTTACCGTGTTCAGTGTATCACTAGACAATAACGCCAGCAAATGGCAAAGCGCTATCACCAAAGACCAATTGTCTTGGCCATATCACGTGTCAGACCTGAAAGGCTGGAACAATGAAGCCGCAATAACTTACGGTGTTCAGGCTATCCCAATGAGCTATTTGATTGATAGTCAGGGAAAGATATTGGCCAAAAACTTGCGTGGTCGTGCTTTGGAGCAGGCAGTAGCCCAACATCTAAAATAA